The Dioscorea cayenensis subsp. rotundata cultivar TDr96_F1 chromosome 11, TDr96_F1_v2_PseudoChromosome.rev07_lg8_w22 25.fasta, whole genome shotgun sequence genomic interval ACTTTTGGGATGATAACAAAGACAGCTACAGCCAACAAAAGAAACGAGCAATTTTTGAGAACAAACAATTAATACTAGGAAAGAACACACAGACAAAGTATCAACAGCACAATGAGAAGCATCCATGTAGAACAGAGTTCAATGGCATTGCCACTATCAGTGGCAGTGGTTTTCTAACCCAGCTTACCTCACTGCAGAGAAGATAAAACAAGGAACAGAAAAACTGAAATTATAAGTTAACTCAACCGAAACCCAGCCCATGCAAGAAATTGTTTGCTTTACCCTATCTCACACCGGAGGACCTCATGGTTTTGCTCTATAAAAAGTGCATCCCTTTTGGGTCATCCTTAAATCAATTTACAGCTTCCATCACAAAATAGGGTTCAGCAAACTATCTCAATCTACTAACAGGATCaaactattatatattttcttttattatctcTCTTTCCTTTGTTTGATTTGGGACTATTTAGTTCATTTCATGATTAAAACTATCCCAATCTGCTAAAAGATATCAAACTCTAATATCATATGAAATGGCCCAACCTAGCTCACATAAAGACTTGTCCAGTTTGACACATACTACACTGGGCCTCACAGTTTGCCTTAAAAAGGCATCTTACATGTTTAAGTTTAAATTGTACATATAAACATAGTATCTTTATCCAATCATAATCGAGGCTGGGATATCATAACCATGCTGTCTAAGCTCATGCTGAAGAGTCAAGACAGGAGATTTGCAGGCACTTACAAGATGATTTGATGGCTCATCCAGCAAAATTATATGCGGTTTCTTGAAAGTGATTTTTGAGAATGCAACTCTACTTTTCTGACCACCTGAAAAATGCATATCcattagaaaaacaaacatcaaaccaaaaattatgattatatgCATTTCTTATAGTTAAGAGCTTGCTCAGTGGCAAATTTGCAGCTTTGTTTGGCAAGGTCATTAGTCAATTCCCTAATTCTTGcctatcaaaataaatgccaaCTAAGTTACCTGACAAAGTATACATTGGTTGAAGTGCAAGATTGCCCGAGACACCAAAAGAACCTAGGTGTGCTCGTAGTTTTTGTTCTGGTACTCCCTGCAAGAAGCAAATAGAAAGAAATAGgtttcatttcaaaaataagGGAATGCTCAGttccaataaaaataacatctaAAATTTTGAAGCTTGCTGAGCTCGTCATGGGTGCATTCCCAATAGTGaaccaagaaaaataattaatctaatcTTAAACAACATAGCAAGGGAGGCTATTGGTGGCCAGgcttttgtcttcttcttctgctaCTACTACTGGTAGTACTAATTCTCTGCAAGAATTATATCTTCATTCAAATACtaatgattttcttattttaatgagAATtgatctttttaatatttttctcatagTGCAAAGCACAAATGCATAATTATTCCCTGCTAGCTGCCATGGAGCATGATTTACTAACTCCGCCGATGTTCATAGTAGCATCAAAGTCTTGTTTTAGTGCAAGAAACAAAGTACCGGATGAgaggagttggatgaaccaaCAAATAAAGTAAATGTGTATATCCTTGAAGGATTGCCTAGATACGAAAGATAGACTATCAGATCAAGGAGGATATGACACCAACAGTGATACTAGAAAGGGCACTACATTAACTAAACATTCATATACTGATATAAGAATGATCTTACACTTAAGGCAAAACTTCAAAGCTCAAGGCTTTAAAGAGGATTCAAGACTACAAAACTCAAAGTTCCTCCAAGGTTCCAATTCAACTATTCAAAATTCAAGATCTCCAAATCCAAGGCTTCAAGCTTTCAAAACTCAAGATTTCacagttaaaattttttaaaatttttttatgaaaatagaCATGTAtacttttcaaataaatcataatgtttttaaagttttttcctgcatcaatttattatacaattatatatatatttttttctaatttgacCGTTATTACTTATTTGATAATTCTTCAAGTAATGTTCCATATTAAAtcctaataaaatttttagatcttttcattcaaataattttgtatataattactttttttaataattttcctcatatttctttttgtaatgttcGTATCAAttggattttctttttgatttttttcaaaagacaCTTACTTTTTATACTTGTCAAATTAAATCACAAaaggtttatccaccttttcaacaaaaacaaataaaaataaataaatcacaaagttTTGGGGTTTTTTCCTACTTCAAACAATTATGAAttatgcaataatttttttaaaaagatttggTCCTTAACTTTTCTATGACTTAGAATGAACAGTCCACAGAGCGCATTTCTTTCTTGATAGTTTATTACCTAGTTATGCAATTTTCCACATAAATTCTTAATAGAATGTTTAAATTCTTtctattcaaataattttatatctgGTTATTTATGTTCttagaattttttctttttttaatgttttgagtATTTTATAGGATTTTTTTAACAGTTGGCGtttaaattagataaaaaaaggCCGGCACAAGCCCAAGTGGCCTGAGCCATGCCTGTACTAGGATCGGCAGAGCCCATGCATGCACAGTGCTCAGCCCATGCAGTGATATTGACACCACTGTCAACAGAAAAATAATTTGAGAGGAACACATtactttataattatattttgaacaaATAACCAACAGTATCACCATCACATGCATagtgtaaaaaaataaagtttttgcTTACCGGGAAGCAACGCATCATATAAAGAAGAGGATTTGAGGATAAATCAAGCCCATCAACATGATGCTGACTAAACACCGCCATGCGAACCTGAACAGACATTAAGAGACATTAagttaaatcataaaaaaagatttaaacaacaataaaagcagCAGTCAAATTATTCCAGGCGATCAAGTCACtacaaaaaagaagagaaaacacATACAGTGCTCAGACGAACAAACAATACCTTGGCAGAACGAAAAACTGTTCCAGAAGTTGGTTGGAGTTCTCCAGAGATTAATTTTAGAATAGTTGACTTGCCGATACCATTGGGACCAACCACTGTAACCGATGTTTATACTGAATTTAgccaaagaataaaaattatagagaGAAACAACTATATTGCACAAGTAACACAGGAAACAAACCATGTAGCTTTGACTCTTCTATTAGTTAAAAATTTCTAGTCTGACACTAAAGGGCAAACATATATTACCCCTTCCTTACCAAGGATGAATATGGCTACCAAAATTTCTTCTCAACTATCCTTGTACAGTAGCATGAAGCACCCACCATGTTtgaggaaaaagaaaaccagTTAAATTATCCAGGTGATCTTAACAACTGTCCATAGCTAAAATTCAGTACGGTGGTAGCAATGCATCAATACAGCATAAACTTTTCCTAGCCCAAGAACTAGAAAGCAAAGCAGACTGACATGGCCTAGGAATCAGATAGCAGAGTCTGACACCAAAATAGCTAAATAGATGACAATAATGGAAGTCAAAATTATAGAGTGATCACAATATAAGAACCACGATCTGCAGATCCTAATATGATAGATACTTGAATACTCCACAGCACTACTCTAATTTATCAAACAGAAAAACAGATAACAAGTGAATGTTTTGCCCAAGGAATTGACATCTTGCACAACTTATgggtttatatttaaataagtaaACCTTATACTTACTAGCTATTCGACTGTCTAGGTCTATTCCAAAATTCAAATTCTTAAACAATGTAGGCCCTCCTGGATAACCGAAAGATGCATCACTGCAAACAAATAGAACGCAACAATCCAGTTCAAATCAGTGCTTAGTTAGAGAAATTAAAGCAGATAAAGGAATTTCTAATTCAATCATGATCAAGCAATTAATATCAATGATCAGTTCAATaagacaagaaaagaaaaaaagagaaagttaCCAACTCAGAGGCCTACCCGATCGATGTCAAAAATTCATTTCAATTAGAAGTTTAAATGACATTTTATTCACAGATAAGATgatctcttttaaaaaatttagtagTTTCCCTTCTTTTCATGTTATTagaaatggttaaaaaaaaaatctaattggCTAAATTATAATCAGACTGAAGTGCCCTTAGTAAACTATGCATATAAATCTAACTCTTCTGGAGtaagtgagaaaaaaataaattcggATTTCAAgcattaaaaatcaaaacctgAAACTTATGATGGGTGGACCAGGTCGATCATCAGGGGTGGGGAACTCAAATTTGTAGctgcaaaagaaaagatatgatGTTTAACCAAAGAAAGTGGATGTTTGATAAAGAAAtttataaagtaaatcaataaataaaatccatttCCCATAATAAGGAAGATGAACTCAATGTAAGTAGGAGGTATACTCTGGATCATTGATGATTTCCTCTACATGACCCATTCGCTCCAATGcctacataaaaacaaaatacgaACAAGTAATTGACTAATATTGTTCTGAACACATACATATGCACTATTAGAAAGACAAACTTATTCCATAGTACAAGGGAAACTGGTACCAAAGGAAACCACCCATTCTGACCAAAATGGTTAAAATTTGGTTGATTATAATCAAGAATAGATTATGTACTCAAACACCAtataatgtaattattttagtaGAATGGGAACAAGGCGCTGAGGGCAGAACCTTTATTCTTGACTGGACCAGAGAGGCACGTTTAGCATTATAACGGAATTTATCAATAAATGCCTGTCAAGAAAAGTAATAGACGTAATGTTAGTTTCAAAATACGTGTGATTATAAATCCAAGTGAAAATAATCATGAACATCATTTCAAAACTAATGAATCCCCAAAATCAAATCTTTTATTATCAGAAGGGACAATAACAGGACATTGTACAATACTTTATCACCAGAAAAACCAAAGCACCCTATTATAGCAACACTTGCAATGTAGTCCATCTTTCATTCTCCTCTAAGAGTAGAAACTATAGCATGTTTTGACAACAGATATGAACATATTGCAAAACAAAGTTTACTCTAGCTATAGGGCTCCATTGCATGCtctttactattttctaatatttatagGAGAAAAATTTGGTACAGAACCAGGGATTAAAACTTACCTTGATAAACCAAATGATACTCATTTCTAATACATGTATAACATAAATGGCAGCAAAAACATGCAGCTCTATTTAACTGCTTGAAGATGGAATCATGGAACTGGAGATCACACCTGCATGTGGGCTCTAGCCTTTTCACTTGTCTCAAAGGCCTTCTGCTGATTTCGGAGCTGCTCCTCACGTGTTCTTTCAAAGGTATCATAGTCTCCCTTATAAGCAATCAGTTTTTGATTATGTAAATGGAGTATATCTGTAACTACCTGAAAAGACATTAATAAGGCCATTACAGAAACTTCTGAAGAATCTTCTAAAATTATATTCCCAATGAATTATGAGTTTGTTGTGCCTATTCTGAAGAAGATATGTGGTACATACCGTATTTAGGAACTCTCTAGCATGAGAAACAACAATGAACGTCTTTGGCCATTTCACTAGGTAGGACTCCAGCCATAACACGGCATGAAGATCAAGATGATTCTATAACAAAGcaaagattttcattcaatcaaCCAATAGAAGAGTAAACAATATAACACAATCAGAGTTACCGTAGGCTCATCAAGAAGTAGCAAGTCAGGCTCGACGAATAAAGCACGTGCTAGAGCTATTCGCATACGCCATCCTCCAGAAAAAGATTTAGTAGGCTTTTTCTGCATTTCTGGACTGAAGCTAAGACCCTGGAAAGTTGACAACGATTGCATGAATTACCAATACAAAATAGCACTACTCTggagaaaaaaaaccaaaagatgtGCAGTAAAAATGTAGCTTCCATATACATGAAAAGTTCACGTATTGTTGTttgcaataataatatgtttacacAAATACATCCTTGCGCCTATCTATTTTAGGTGATATGCACATGAACCAGACTAGATCTGAGATTCTAAGGTGAACTAATTAGATGATATGAAAGCGAGTCAAAGAGACTGACAGCAAAGAActacaaaatcacaaaacaaaattatggaACAGATGATAAAAAATCAGATGGCTGAAATCAAAGTGAGGCCAAGGAAACAAGAACAAACCATCAAGGTTTGCTGCTGATTCGTTGTTTTTCAACAATCACATCATTTCCTTTAGCTGATTAACACAAAGGATGATTGTAAAGTGAATGAAGAATCAATCAATTAACACTTTTAATAACACTAGATCTGGCCGTGTTGAATACTTGTCCTTGTATCTGTCTCCAAAAACTCTTAGAAAGTATTGCTGCCTCCTAAGGGAATGCGTAAGAGCATCAAATCAACTCTTAGAAGTTAATTCTCTGTCTCCAACCCTtctatcttaaaaaaaaatttatgggcTTGAAATATAGTAGTCTTGCACATGCCAAGAAATGTTGTGCAAATCATATATACTTCATTTTAATAGCACCTGATCAACATTCATAGACACAAAGGTTTATGTAGTTACATCCAGACAGTAGTGCTCTTCCGAAGATGGTTAATCTTCAAATATTGTGGATGTGAGATGTGGAACCAacctataaaattttaaaagaggaGGTATACCATGTTTCCTTCTATACATTTGATTTATACCTtccaaaaaacaagaaaatatttcaattgGAGCACCAATAAATGTTTAAAACACATAGCATGTAATGGTCTACAGTACAATCAAAGTTAAATTAGCACGGAGAATTTAACATTTTCAAGGGCTCAAGAAACTAACCGCAAGAATTGAAGCAGCACGTGCCTCTGCTGAATATGCATCAATGAATTCGAGCCTTTTATACACCTCTTCAAGCCTTTTTGAAATAGTATCTTTGTCAAGGCCCCCTTTAAGATGTCCATTACTATTCCCAAATTCAGCTTCATATTCCAGATCTCTCTTCAAGAGATAAGAGTGATTTAgcaacacaaataaaaacataaatagaaTTAAACATGATTGAGCAGTAACAAACTAAAGAACCCATAAGATGATATAAAATTGTTTGATTGAACAGTTAAAGAACTAAAGATTCCAGATAGATGGTAAAATTTGTTCTgataatatatcaaataaacaCCAAAAGAACCTGTTGAGAAAGTAGCTGGGCTTCTTCTTCCAGCAGCTGTGCCCTTTCAATATCAGCTAATAGGACACACTGCAGAGCTGATGTATTATCTCCCACAACTTCTTGTTCCACATGTAATATTTGGCAGTTCCTAGGAATACCATCAATAGCATGCATGGCCATATGTCTGAGGAAAGACGTTTTACCAGTCCCATTTCTGCCAACAAGACCTGCAAATATAAAGAGTGTGATATTAAAGAATATCAACCACACTCCAACTTACATACTGCCTGCCTAAGTGCCATATGAACACCAACAGAGCAAAAGTCTGGATTCATTTGCAGTAACTCACCATAGTGTCTTCCAAAAGAAAGAGTAACTGAAGCATCAGTGATTAGATCACGGCCACCAACGGAGATGTTGAAGTTCTCCATATGTATATCCTTGGCTGCCGACCCTCCATCACCTTCATGTCTTACAGACACAACTGGCATTCCTGCTTTAACAGCTTCCATCTCCTTCAAATGCATTTGATATTGGGCctacaaagaaaaaaaccataatccataaGCCATTGCAGAGcacaaataaaaacacttaattttcACCTAAAACatccaaagaaaatcaaatttgcATTCCATATCAATCCTCCCATCTAGATAAACTGCTACCACTAAAAGATCAGTATGGCACAAGCGAACCTCTCTCTGTCTCTCCTCTTTCCGCTTTCTTCTCTCGAGCTTTACTCTATCGCGTTCAGTCAACACAGGACCATCCAACAACTCAACCTTTTTCTTTACAGGTTCACCATCGTCC includes:
- the LOC120272134 gene encoding LOW QUALITY PROTEIN: ABC transporter F family member 3-like (The sequence of the model RefSeq protein was modified relative to this genomic sequence to represent the inferred CDS: deleted 1 base in 1 codon), producing the protein MAVVASSVVHDVLGSRAVDVDKPIIDYIINVLADEDFDFGVDGDGAFEAVGDLLVDSGCVEDYEEGRLVCSKISEKFGKHGLVKPKEAVRSLATPLRMFDGMDDGEPVKKKVELLDGPVLTERDRVKLERRKRKEERQREAQYQMHLKEMEAVKAGMPVVSVRHEGDGGSAAKDIHMENFNISVGGRDLITDASVTLSFGRHYGLVGRNGTGKTSFLRHMAMHAIDGIPRNCQILHVEQEVVGDNTSALQCVLLADIERAQLLEEEAQLLSQQRDLEYEAEFGNSNGHLKGGLDKDTISKRLEEVYKRLEFIDAYSAEARAASILAGLSFSPEMQKKPTKSFSGGWRMRIALARALFVEPDLLLLDEPTNHLDLHAVLWLESYLVKWPKTFIVVSHAREFLNTVVTDILHLHNQKLIAYKGDYDTFERTREEQLRNQQKAFETSEKARAHMQAFIDKFRYNAKRASLVQSRIKALERMGHVEEIINDPDYKFEFPTPDDRPGPPIISFSDASFGYPGGPTLFKNLNFGIDLDSRIAMVGPNGIGKSTILKLISGELQPTSGTVFRSAKVRMAVFSQHHVDGLDLSSNPLLYMMRCFPGVPEQKLRAHLGSFGVSGNLALQPMYTLSGGQKSRVAFSKITFKKPHIILLDEPSNHLDLDAVEALIQGLVIFQGGVLMVSHDEHLISGSVGELWVVSEGKVNPYSGTFQDYKKMLKSSS